The Solibacillus sp. FSL W7-1464 genome contains a region encoding:
- the zupT gene encoding zinc transporter ZupT, translating into MDENVLLALGLTLFAGLATGIGSLIAFFTTRTNKKFLSIALGFSAGVMIYVSLVEIFVKAKDALVNVHGETVGYWYTIIGFFGGMLVIALIDRFIPKGKNPHEVKSVEDVQKAQLIGNEDVEADRLMKMGLFTALAIAIHNFPEGIATFMAVLQDPNVGIAIAIAVAIHNIPEGIAVAIPIFYATGKRMKAFKWSFASGLSEPFGALIAYLVLMQFMTDTLFGIVFAGVAGIMVFISIDELLPAAKKYDEAHSSIYGLIAGMAVMAISLVMLT; encoded by the coding sequence ATGGATGAGAATGTATTATTAGCGCTGGGCTTAACATTATTTGCAGGGCTTGCTACTGGTATTGGCAGTCTGATTGCATTTTTTACAACACGCACCAATAAGAAGTTTCTTTCAATTGCATTAGGTTTTTCGGCCGGTGTTATGATTTATGTATCGCTTGTAGAGATTTTTGTAAAAGCGAAAGACGCTTTAGTAAACGTTCATGGAGAAACCGTAGGGTATTGGTACACAATCATCGGCTTTTTCGGAGGTATGCTTGTAATTGCTTTGATCGACCGATTTATTCCGAAAGGGAAAAATCCGCATGAAGTAAAGTCTGTAGAAGATGTTCAAAAGGCTCAATTGATTGGAAATGAAGATGTAGAAGCAGACCGCCTAATGAAAATGGGTTTATTTACAGCGCTGGCAATTGCGATTCATAACTTTCCGGAAGGTATTGCGACTTTTATGGCAGTACTGCAAGACCCGAATGTCGGAATAGCGATTGCAATTGCGGTAGCTATTCATAATATCCCGGAAGGTATTGCGGTAGCCATTCCTATTTTCTACGCAACTGGGAAGCGTATGAAGGCATTTAAATGGTCGTTCGCCTCTGGTTTATCAGAGCCGTTCGGTGCGCTTATTGCCTATTTAGTACTAATGCAATTTATGACAGATACATTGTTCGGTATTGTTTTTGCGGGAGTTGCAGGTATTATGGTATTTATTTCGATTGATGAGCTTCTACCGGCTGCCAAGAAATATGATGAAGCCCATTCCTCTATCTATGGTTTAATAGCAGGTATGGCAGTTATGGCCATAAGTTTAGTAATGTTAACGTAA
- a CDS encoding phosphatase PAP2 family protein has product MKKGFSVLAVVTFIIFIIIALSFDTPDVEAFDLRLSSLLFGNSFIILFHNLGETKFIIAATVIMLLYLAIFKKDFRGVLFVLLTVGVGNGLNQLLKHIFARPRPELEDQLVSFSFPSGHAQISVMFFLTLAYLITKWLKNKKWNFVTYGVILVLILLVGLSRIAEGRHYATDVIAGWSIGYTWYIVCVLWYESKKKHK; this is encoded by the coding sequence TTGAAAAAGGGATTTTCTGTTTTGGCAGTTGTGACATTCATAATATTTATCATTATTGCATTAAGTTTTGATACACCAGACGTTGAAGCATTCGATCTAAGACTCAGTTCCTTATTATTTGGAAACAGTTTTATTATTTTATTTCACAATTTAGGAGAAACAAAGTTTATTATAGCTGCTACTGTTATTATGTTGCTGTATTTAGCAATCTTTAAAAAGGATTTCCGAGGTGTACTTTTTGTACTACTTACAGTTGGGGTTGGAAATGGTCTAAACCAGTTACTAAAACATATTTTTGCACGACCACGTCCAGAGCTTGAAGATCAGCTTGTGTCGTTTAGCTTTCCATCGGGCCACGCGCAAATTAGTGTAATGTTTTTTTTAACGCTGGCATATTTGATTACGAAGTGGTTGAAAAATAAGAAGTGGAATTTTGTTACATATGGTGTAATACTGGTCCTTATTCTTTTAGTAGGGTTATCGCGTATAGCGGAAGGTCGCCACTATGCAACGGATGTTATAGCAGGGTGGAGCATCGGGTATACTTGGTATATCGTATGCGTATTATGGTATGAGTCGAAAAAAAAGCATAAATAG
- a CDS encoding antibiotic biosynthesis monooxygenase family protein encodes MFVQIRKWIVTEGNSDKIIERFSKKPGQGPSMLEQRDGFIGRELLVKNVRRGEEEVVMIIRWESEDAWKAWEKSPEHIAGHKAKIKEHGGKPPKPEFVISMEHGNYTVVE; translated from the coding sequence ATGTTTGTACAAATCCGCAAATGGATCGTAACAGAAGGCAACTCTGATAAAATTATTGAGCGCTTCAGCAAAAAACCGGGTCAAGGTCCATCAATGCTTGAACAACGAGATGGTTTCATTGGCCGTGAACTGCTTGTAAAAAATGTTCGACGTGGTGAAGAGGAAGTTGTAATGATTATTCGCTGGGAATCAGAGGATGCATGGAAAGCATGGGAAAAGAGCCCTGAGCATATTGCAGGCCATAAAGCGAAAATCAAAGAGCATGGCGGTAAACCACCAAAACCGGAATTCGTTATTTCGATGGAGCACGGAAATTACACCGTTGTGGAATAA
- a CDS encoding siderophore ABC transporter substrate-binding protein: MKKWKFLTAAALTLMLAACGSDEEASTKDEANESAKTEETTSSTEASAFPMTVSSLSAGSETEDGKSLTFEDVTFEEMPKNIVVFDYGFLDTLDALGVEGIVGIAANGGKGNFPEHLKEKYLTDSVADVGSLKQIDFEKVAAANPDAIFISGRQGTFYEELKEITPNVVFIGSDNSNYVDGVFETVDLAAEIFGKQEKAEELKTALQEKVDAVKEKAAGYENALVAMYNDKKISGFDNGKDSRFAYVYNDFGFEPSTTDIKASSHGSDFSYESVLSVDPEVLLIIDRTASDVDTIKADIENDIIKQTRAYKEGKIVYLDGVNWYFSSNGVTTEAEKLDEILNELK, translated from the coding sequence ATGAAAAAGTGGAAATTTTTAACGGCAGCAGCATTAACATTAATGTTAGCAGCATGTGGTTCAGACGAAGAAGCATCGACAAAAGATGAAGCGAACGAATCAGCTAAAACAGAGGAAACAACTTCATCTACGGAAGCTTCAGCTTTCCCGATGACAGTATCTTCATTATCAGCAGGCAGTGAAACAGAAGATGGTAAGTCCCTTACTTTCGAAGATGTTACATTTGAAGAAATGCCAAAAAACATTGTAGTATTTGACTACGGTTTCTTAGATACACTTGATGCATTAGGTGTTGAAGGTATTGTAGGTATCGCTGCAAACGGCGGTAAAGGTAACTTCCCTGAGCATTTAAAAGAAAAATATTTAACGGATTCAGTTGCTGACGTTGGTTCTTTAAAACAAATTGACTTCGAGAAAGTAGCAGCTGCTAATCCGGATGCAATCTTCATCTCAGGTCGTCAAGGTACATTCTATGAAGAATTAAAAGAAATTACACCAAACGTAGTATTCATCGGTTCTGATAACTCGAACTATGTTGATGGCGTATTTGAAACAGTTGACTTAGCTGCGGAAATCTTCGGCAAACAAGAAAAAGCTGAAGAATTAAAAACTGCATTGCAAGAAAAAGTTGATGCTGTTAAAGAAAAAGCAGCTGGTTATGAAAATGCATTAGTAGCGATGTACAACGACAAAAAGATCTCTGGTTTCGACAACGGTAAAGATTCTCGTTTCGCATATGTTTATAATGATTTTGGTTTCGAACCATCAACTACTGATATCAAAGCTTCATCACACGGTTCTGACTTCTCTTATGAATCAGTTCTTTCTGTAGACCCTGAAGTATTGTTAATTATCGACCGTACAGCATCTGATGTAGACACAATCAAAGCTGACATTGAAAATGATATCATCAAACAAACTCGTGCTTACAAAGAAGGCAAAATCGTTTACCTTGATGGGGTAAACTGGTACTTCTCTTCTAACGGTGTAACAACTGAAGCAGAGAAATTAGATGAAATCTTAAACGAATTAAAATAA
- a CDS encoding iron ABC transporter ATP-binding protein, protein MIEIKGLSKSFGKKPVVEDVSLTIQPKAITSFIGPNGAGKSTLLSMVSRLLDADTGEVFLDQSDVKKMKSNDFAKRVAILRQSNHLNVRLTVRELVSFGRYPYSKGRLTPEDEQHIDRAIEYMTLGEMEHKFLDELSGGQKQRAFISMVIAQDTEYILLDEPLNNLDMKHSVQIMKILRKLVDELGKTVVIVLHDINFASVYSDRIVALKDGRLVKDGPTNEIINSEALREVYDMHIPVQEQDGCRICVYFNSHS, encoded by the coding sequence ATGATTGAAATTAAAGGGCTTTCTAAAAGCTTTGGAAAAAAACCGGTCGTTGAGGATGTCTCATTAACTATACAGCCGAAAGCAATCACTTCATTTATCGGACCGAATGGTGCAGGTAAATCGACATTGTTATCAATGGTAAGCCGATTGCTTGATGCAGATACAGGTGAAGTATTTTTAGATCAAAGTGATGTAAAAAAAATGAAGTCCAATGATTTTGCAAAACGTGTCGCTATTTTACGCCAGTCAAATCATTTAAATGTGCGTTTAACAGTTCGTGAACTTGTCTCATTTGGTCGTTATCCATATTCGAAAGGCCGTTTGACTCCAGAGGATGAACAGCATATTGACCGTGCTATTGAATATATGACTTTGGGTGAGATGGAACATAAGTTTTTGGATGAACTATCAGGCGGTCAAAAACAGCGTGCCTTTATCTCAATGGTAATCGCTCAGGATACGGAATATATTTTATTGGATGAGCCATTGAACAACTTGGATATGAAGCACTCTGTTCAGATTATGAAAATTTTACGCAAACTTGTCGATGAATTGGGCAAAACAGTAGTCATTGTTTTGCATGATATTAACTTTGCTTCCGTGTATTCAGATCGAATTGTCGCATTAAAAGACGGACGCCTTGTAAAAGATGGTCCTACGAATGAGATTATTAACTCAGAAGCCTTACGAGAAGTATATGATATGCATATTCCGGTGCAGGAACAAGACGGCTGTCGTATTTGTGTATACTTTAATTCACATAGCTAA
- a CDS encoding iron chelate uptake ABC transporter family permease subunit: protein MQKNSTKLIFLAVIALVCIALFALYNIQGGFSYAFPKRLERIAAMVITGTAIAYATVTFQTVTHNRLLTPSMMGVDSMYEVVQTMIFFFAGSASIFVVSRYLNFGLSIVAMVLFALILYRFLFRADKHPIFLLLLAGMIIGTLLGSFVTFLQVIIDPVEYESLQSRLFASFMNVKTELLLIAVIILGASFIYGYRLLRDLDVMSLGRENAINLGVNYDRIVLKVLILSSILIATSTALVGPITFLGLIVSNLAYQFFATYKHSVLIVGASLISIIALVGGQFLVLHVFQLSTTISVIINFVGGLYFIYLILKESRKAG, encoded by the coding sequence ATGCAAAAAAATAGTACAAAGCTAATTTTCTTAGCAGTTATCGCACTGGTGTGTATTGCGTTATTTGCTCTTTACAATATTCAAGGCGGCTTTAGCTATGCCTTTCCAAAGCGTTTGGAGAGAATAGCGGCAATGGTAATTACTGGTACGGCGATTGCCTATGCGACCGTTACATTCCAGACGGTTACACATAACCGTTTACTGACACCTTCAATGATGGGTGTCGATTCGATGTATGAAGTAGTGCAGACGATGATTTTCTTCTTTGCAGGCTCTGCATCTATCTTTGTCGTAAGTCGTTATTTAAACTTTGGTTTATCAATTGTGGCGATGGTACTTTTCGCGTTGATTTTATATCGCTTCTTATTCCGTGCAGATAAACATCCGATATTCCTGCTTTTACTTGCCGGGATGATAATCGGAACATTGCTCGGCAGTTTTGTGACATTTTTACAAGTAATAATAGACCCGGTGGAATATGAAAGCTTACAGTCCCGTTTGTTTGCTAGCTTCATGAATGTAAAAACAGAGCTGCTGCTCATCGCTGTCATAATTTTAGGGGCCTCATTTATATACGGTTACCGCTTATTGCGTGATCTGGATGTCATGTCACTAGGTCGAGAGAATGCAATAAACTTAGGTGTAAATTATGATAGAATAGTATTGAAAGTATTAATTTTATCTTCAATTTTGATTGCAACCTCTACTGCACTAGTTGGTCCGATTACATTTTTAGGGCTAATCGTTTCTAACTTGGCTTATCAGTTTTTTGCTACGTACAAGCATTCCGTCTTAATAGTGGGTGCGAGTTTAATTAGTATTATTGCACTTGTCGGTGGGCAGTTCTTAGTACTGCATGTATTCCAGTTAAGTACAACGATCAGCGTTATTATTAACTTTGTCGGTGGACTTTACTTTATTTACCTAATACTGAAGGAAAGTAGGAAAGCAGGATGA
- a CDS encoding ABC transporter permease, producing the protein MRLWMLVAATIVLSFLSLFIGAIDIKPSDLLDWESDKMQIFLMSRVPRLMAIILAGAGMGISGLIMQSLSRNKFVSPTTSGTLDAAKLGIVVSMIFFTSAGYMEKILFSFTFALIGMMIFMRLLESIKFKDVIFVPLIGIMYGNIIGAISTFLAYEADVLQSVDTFFLGSFTLVVSGRYELLYVAVPAIILAYLYANKFTVAGMGEDFAKNLGLSYRTVLNLGLVLVAIISTTVVLTVGVIPFLGLIVPNLVSLYLGDNLRKTIPHTIFLGAAFLLMCDILSRLIVYPFEIPVNTTVAVIGSAIFLVMLFRGKAYAKK; encoded by the coding sequence ATGAGACTTTGGATGCTTGTAGCAGCGACCATCGTTCTGTCCTTTTTATCATTATTTATCGGGGCTATCGACATTAAGCCATCTGATTTATTGGATTGGGAATCAGATAAGATGCAAATTTTCTTAATGAGCCGGGTACCGCGATTAATGGCAATCATACTTGCCGGGGCAGGGATGGGTATTTCTGGATTAATTATGCAAAGCTTAAGCCGTAACAAATTCGTATCGCCGACAACGTCCGGTACACTCGATGCGGCAAAGCTAGGTATTGTTGTATCAATGATATTTTTCACAAGTGCAGGATATATGGAGAAGATTCTCTTCAGTTTTACTTTTGCACTGATCGGGATGATGATTTTTATGCGTCTACTTGAAAGCATTAAATTCAAGGACGTTATTTTTGTACCCCTAATCGGGATTATGTATGGGAATATTATTGGGGCAATTTCAACATTTCTTGCGTACGAAGCGGATGTGCTGCAAAGTGTGGATACATTCTTTCTAGGGAGTTTTACGCTTGTTGTGTCAGGCCGCTATGAACTGCTTTATGTAGCAGTCCCTGCAATTATTCTTGCGTACCTCTATGCCAATAAGTTTACAGTGGCCGGCATGGGGGAAGATTTCGCCAAAAACCTTGGATTAAGCTACCGTACCGTATTAAATCTTGGTTTAGTACTGGTAGCGATTATTTCTACAACAGTTGTTTTAACGGTAGGGGTTATACCTTTCCTGGGATTAATCGTACCGAACTTGGTTTCATTATATTTGGGAGACAATTTACGTAAAACAATTCCACATACAATTTTCTTAGGTGCAGCATTCCTATTAATGTGTGATATTTTAAGTCGTTTAATTGTATACCCGTTTGAAATTCCAGTGAACACAACGGTTGCTGTAATCGGCAGTGCGATCTTCTTAGTAATGTTGTTTAGGGGGAAAGCATATGCAAAAAAATAG
- the menC gene encoding o-succinylbenzoate synthase produces the protein MKLVEVTIHELVMRMKTPFTTSLGTMQDKRFLVVEATDESGVVGWGEGVAFEEPSYTEETFKTSLHLLEDFLIPALLGKELKHPDDVYERFRTIRRNNMAKASIEGAVWDIYAQLTNQSLASAVGGVQEKIEVGISIGLQPTDEQLIDTIQHFLDEGYKRIKVKIKPGKDIGLIRTIRQAFPEIPLMADANSAYTLDDIDRLKELDAFNLMMIEQPLAHDDIIDHAILQKQIRTPICLDESITSLEDARKAVQLGSCQVVNIKIARVGGISEAKRIHDYCMEHKIPVWCGGMLEAGIGRAQNVALTSLANFVMPGDTAASERYWQEDIILPEVTVTDGYITIPKTKGLGYNVNREAINKYRVNKKTYRV, from the coding sequence ATGAAGTTAGTAGAAGTGACGATACATGAACTAGTGATGCGAATGAAAACTCCATTTACAACAAGCTTAGGGACTATGCAAGACAAGCGTTTTTTAGTTGTGGAGGCGACGGATGAAAGTGGTGTCGTCGGCTGGGGTGAGGGTGTTGCATTTGAAGAGCCTTCCTATACAGAAGAAACATTTAAAACTTCCCTTCATTTATTGGAAGACTTTTTAATCCCAGCATTACTCGGCAAAGAATTAAAGCACCCGGATGACGTGTATGAGCGATTCCGTACGATTCGACGCAATAACATGGCAAAAGCATCGATTGAAGGAGCGGTTTGGGATATTTATGCCCAATTGACGAACCAATCGCTGGCATCGGCGGTTGGAGGAGTCCAGGAAAAGATTGAAGTGGGAATCAGCATCGGTCTACAGCCTACAGATGAACAGCTGATCGATACAATTCAGCACTTTTTGGATGAAGGTTATAAGCGGATTAAAGTAAAAATCAAACCCGGAAAAGATATTGGGCTGATCCGAACAATACGGCAAGCATTCCCGGAAATTCCTTTAATGGCAGATGCAAACTCTGCGTATACATTGGATGACATCGATCGGTTAAAAGAGCTGGATGCATTTAATTTAATGATGATTGAGCAGCCGTTAGCGCATGATGACATCATCGATCATGCCATATTGCAAAAGCAAATAAGGACACCGATTTGTTTAGATGAGAGTATTACTTCTTTAGAGGATGCGAGAAAAGCGGTTCAACTAGGCAGCTGTCAGGTGGTAAATATTAAAATTGCGCGAGTTGGCGGTATTAGCGAAGCGAAGCGTATCCATGACTACTGCATGGAACACAAAATTCCTGTGTGGTGCGGGGGAATGCTGGAAGCAGGTATTGGCCGAGCGCAAAATGTAGCACTGACAAGTCTTGCAAACTTTGTCATGCCAGGGGATACCGCTGCTTCGGAACGCTATTGGCAAGAAGACATTATTCTACCTGAAGTAACCGTTACAGACGGCTACATTACCATTCCAAAAACAAAAGGGCTCGGCTATAATGTAAATCGCGAAGCAATAAATAAGTACAGAGTAAATAAAAAAACATATCGCGTGTAA
- a CDS encoding GNAT family N-acetyltransferase, producing the protein MLESVTIKELTTIEQIEDARKLELEIWAVGSIPVHQTIATIRNGGIVLGAYLNDELIGFNYSCPGYMDENIYLYSHMIGVKRNYREQGVGELLKNYLKDIAIERGYRTCRWTFDPLEARSGFLNFSKLRSYSDTYIENCYGEMEDPFNRVLPTDRLCVEWQLVDNDYLRWDAKVEELMDEAKPVVNWEENMVGLPTLDPEQKFDKEEALIHDAYLLPIPTNFQKIKVESVALAEDWRYKTRHILQSMFDQNYKIIYLNKIDDNISHYLLVKRSLFAL; encoded by the coding sequence ATGTTAGAATCAGTGACGATTAAAGAATTAACGACAATTGAACAAATTGAAGATGCACGTAAACTAGAGCTTGAAATTTGGGCTGTCGGCAGCATTCCGGTACATCAGACGATTGCGACGATTCGCAATGGCGGGATTGTACTCGGTGCATATTTAAATGATGAATTAATTGGTTTTAACTATAGTTGCCCTGGATATATGGATGAGAATATATACTTATATTCCCATATGATTGGTGTGAAGCGTAATTATCGTGAGCAAGGCGTTGGAGAGCTGCTTAAAAATTACTTAAAGGATATCGCAATAGAGCGCGGTTACAGAACTTGCCGCTGGACATTTGATCCACTTGAAGCGCGCAGCGGATTTTTGAACTTTTCAAAGTTGCGCAGTTACAGCGATACTTATATAGAAAATTGCTATGGTGAAATGGAAGATCCGTTCAATCGGGTATTGCCTACAGACCGTCTTTGTGTTGAGTGGCAACTTGTTGATAATGACTATTTGCGCTGGGATGCGAAAGTGGAAGAATTAATGGATGAAGCAAAGCCTGTAGTAAATTGGGAAGAAAATATGGTAGGCCTTCCGACATTGGACCCGGAACAGAAGTTTGATAAAGAAGAAGCGCTTATCCATGATGCCTATCTGTTACCTATCCCTACAAACTTTCAGAAAATCAAAGTGGAAAGTGTCGCTTTAGCCGAAGATTGGCGCTATAAAACTAGACACATTTTACAGTCAATGTTTGATCAAAATTATAAAATAATTTATTTAAATAAAATAGATGATAATATTAGCCATTACTTACTTGTAAAGCGTTCATTATTTGCCCTTTAA
- a CDS encoding peptide MFS transporter, which produces MYSKEEIVKSVPQTGFVGQPKGLFTLFFTEFWERFSYYGMRAILLFYMYYAVKDGGLGLDRTQANIIMSIYGSLIYMSGIIGGWIADRITGMRKAIFYGGILIMIGHILLALPLGVTALYLSMFFIIIGTGLLKPNVSSVVGDLYADNDARRDSGFSIFYMGINMGGFLAPLLVGLFQKNWGFHAGFSVAAVGMFIGLVVYLMSQKSLGLAGSVAPNPLSDKEKKTTTRNFTIGGLIIVILGFVAYQKGYASIENFSLLITFLGVMIPTAFILYMYRSPKTNADEKSRLLAYIPLFICAVMFWAIAEQSSTVIATFIDTRTNLNLWGFEIPAAWFQSFNPLFIIVLAPMFAFMWTKLADRGPSTPKKFALSLFFAGISFFVMIAAIVLTPEGTLVNPLWVVFSIFLLVLGELLLSPVGLSATTKLAPAAFAGQTMALWFLASAAAQAINAQLVRVYGIVSETTYFGVLGGLSVVLGVIILLISPIISKAMRGIK; this is translated from the coding sequence ATGTATTCAAAAGAAGAAATCGTGAAGTCCGTTCCTCAAACTGGTTTTGTCGGTCAACCTAAAGGGTTGTTTACACTATTCTTTACAGAGTTTTGGGAACGTTTTTCATATTATGGTATGCGTGCCATTCTATTATTCTACATGTACTATGCAGTTAAAGATGGTGGATTAGGACTAGATCGTACGCAAGCTAATATCATCATGTCGATTTACGGTTCATTAATCTACATGTCAGGTATTATCGGAGGGTGGATCGCTGACCGTATTACTGGTATGCGTAAAGCGATATTCTACGGCGGAATATTAATTATGATTGGTCATATATTATTGGCCTTGCCGCTTGGTGTAACAGCATTATACTTATCGATGTTCTTTATCATCATAGGTACTGGTTTATTAAAACCAAACGTTTCATCGGTAGTTGGTGACTTGTATGCAGATAATGATGCACGTCGAGATTCAGGATTCTCTATTTTCTATATGGGTATCAACATGGGTGGTTTCCTGGCACCTTTATTAGTTGGATTATTCCAAAAAAACTGGGGCTTCCACGCAGGATTCAGTGTTGCTGCAGTAGGTATGTTCATCGGTTTAGTTGTTTATTTAATGTCACAAAAGAGCCTTGGGTTAGCAGGATCTGTAGCACCAAACCCACTTTCTGATAAAGAGAAGAAAACGACAACTCGTAACTTCACAATCGGTGGTTTAATTATTGTAATTTTAGGTTTTGTAGCTTATCAAAAAGGTTATGCAAGCATTGAAAATTTCTCATTATTAATTACATTCTTAGGGGTAATGATTCCTACGGCTTTTATACTTTATATGTATCGTAGTCCAAAAACAAATGCAGACGAAAAGTCTCGTCTATTAGCCTATATCCCATTATTCATCTGTGCGGTAATGTTCTGGGCAATTGCTGAACAATCATCAACAGTTATTGCAACGTTCATTGATACTCGTACGAACTTAAACTTATGGGGCTTTGAAATTCCGGCTGCATGGTTCCAGTCATTTAACCCGTTATTCATCATCGTTTTAGCGCCAATGTTTGCGTTTATGTGGACGAAATTAGCGGATCGCGGACCATCAACTCCGAAGAAATTTGCTTTATCTTTATTCTTTGCAGGTATTTCATTCTTCGTAATGATCGCAGCAATCGTTTTAACTCCGGAAGGTACGTTAGTAAATCCGCTTTGGGTTGTATTCTCAATCTTCCTGTTAGTATTAGGTGAGCTATTGCTTTCACCGGTTGGTTTATCAGCTACAACGAAATTGGCACCAGCTGCATTCGCTGGACAAACAATGGCGTTATGGTTCCTGGCATCAGCTGCTGCACAAGCAATTAACGCACAGTTAGTTCGAGTTTACGGAATCGTATCTGAAACAACTTACTTCGGTGTATTAGGTGGTTTATCGGTTGTATTAGGTGTGATTATCCTCCTGATTTCGCCAATCATCTCTAAAGCAATGCGCGGTATTAAATAA
- the hflX gene encoding GTPase HflX → MKDVEVLIERGILVGVNLQKDEHFDYSMEELANLAQALDVEVVGMVTQNLERVTPSHYVGTGKIEEIKAFFDETDANIVIFNDELSPSQIRNLERDLQCKVIDRTMLILDIFSRRAKTREAQLQVELAQLQYMLPRLVGLHASLSRQGGGTGGGFKNRGAGETKLELDRRKIEDQISKIKKELESVKEQRETQRKQRRKNAVPVVSIVGYTNAGKSTIMNQLLAKAGQDNTKQVFEKDMLFATLETSVRNIELEDNKSFLLTDTVGFVSKLPHHLVKAFRSTLEEARESDLLLHVVDVSNEEYRFMMDVTNETLKAIDVENIPTIYVYNKSDLADVEYPLVSGDNIWLSAKEDVGLEELLQQIKQQIFANYVTCQMLIPYNQGGIVSYLNEQATVLETEYEEEGTLLTLELKEADYQKYEIYVVK, encoded by the coding sequence TTGAAAGATGTTGAAGTATTGATTGAACGCGGTATATTAGTTGGCGTCAATTTACAAAAGGATGAGCATTTTGATTATTCAATGGAAGAGTTGGCAAATTTAGCACAAGCTTTAGATGTAGAAGTTGTCGGCATGGTGACGCAAAATCTGGAACGTGTGACACCTTCACATTATGTAGGTACAGGAAAGATTGAAGAAATTAAGGCATTTTTTGACGAAACAGATGCCAACATTGTTATTTTTAATGATGAACTATCACCATCGCAAATCCGTAATTTAGAACGTGATTTGCAATGTAAAGTAATTGACCGTACAATGCTTATTTTAGATATTTTCAGTCGCCGTGCGAAAACACGTGAAGCACAATTACAAGTAGAGCTCGCTCAATTACAGTATATGCTCCCGCGCCTAGTTGGGCTCCATGCTTCACTATCCCGTCAAGGGGGAGGAACAGGCGGCGGCTTTAAAAACCGTGGTGCAGGGGAAACAAAACTTGAACTCGACCGCCGTAAAATTGAAGATCAGATTTCGAAAATCAAAAAAGAGCTTGAATCCGTTAAAGAACAGCGTGAAACACAGCGGAAGCAACGCCGTAAAAATGCAGTACCTGTCGTATCAATTGTAGGTTATACCAATGCAGGGAAGTCCACAATTATGAACCAGCTGCTTGCTAAGGCAGGGCAGGATAATACGAAGCAAGTGTTTGAAAAGGATATGCTGTTTGCGACACTTGAAACTTCGGTCCGCAATATTGAACTGGAAGATAATAAATCCTTTTTACTGACTGATACGGTTGGTTTTGTCAGTAAACTGCCGCATCACTTAGTAAAAGCATTCCGATCGACATTGGAAGAAGCACGAGAATCCGACCTGCTGCTGCATGTAGTCGATGTTTCTAATGAGGAATACCGTTTTATGATGGATGTAACGAATGAAACATTAAAAGCGATTGATGTTGAAAATATTCCTACTATATATGTATACAATAAATCAGACTTGGCTGATGTGGAATATCCGTTAGTTAGCGGGGATAATATTTGGCTTTCTGCGAAGGAAGATGTAGGACTTGAAGAGTTGCTTCAACAAATTAAACAACAAATTTTTGCGAATTATGTTACATGTCAAATGCTTATTCCATATAATCAGGGTGGAATTGTTTCCTATTTAAATGAGCAGGCAACTGTTTTGGAAACGGAGTATGAAGAAGAGGGTACATTATTAACGCTTGAGCTTAAAGAGGCGGATTATCAGAAATATGAAATTTATGTTGTAAAATAA